Proteins co-encoded in one Dendropsophus ebraccatus isolate aDenEbr1 chromosome 9, aDenEbr1.pat, whole genome shotgun sequence genomic window:
- the LOC138801840 gene encoding olfactory receptor 2T4-like codes for MYFYLVAATAEDMVLLVMAYDRYVAICQPLYYHQRLNKKICSLLTTAIWFFACINSIFYVHQVLQLSFHHSMTVHHFFCDFKVVFHAGYGGSNKHFIIFILIDLLIFGIIPLSYILKSYIKIISGILLIKNTEGRKKAFSTSSSHLTVMIMYYSSALVVYMIPPSEHTRILEQVLSTFYTSVIPVLNPIIYSLRSNEVKNALQRLVTRKKRTDY; via the coding sequence ATGTACTTCTATCTCGTAGCGGCCACAGCGGAGGACATGGTGTTATTGGTGATGGCGTATGACCGCTATGTAGCAATCTGCCAGCCACTATATTACCACCAGAGACTGAATAAGAAGATCTGTTCCCTCCTCACCACAGCCATTTGGTTCTTTGCTTGTATAAATTCTATCTTTTATGTCCATCAAGTCTTACAATTGTCCTTCCACCATTCCATGACTGTTCATCACTTCTTCTGTGACTTTAAAGTTGTTTTCCATGCCGGTTATGGTGGCTCCAATAAACATTTTATCATCTTTATCCTTATTGACCTGCTCATTTTTGGGATTATCCCACTTTCTTATATACTTAAGTCCTATATAAAGATCATTAGTGGGATCTTACTGATTAAGAATacagaaggaaggaagaaagccttctccaccagCTCCTCCCACCTCACCGTCATGATTATGTACTACTCTTCTGCTTTAGTGGTCTATATGATCCCACCATCGGAGCACACCAGGATTCTAGAACAAGTCTTATCCACGTTCTACACATCTGTGATCCCCGTATTAAACCCGATCATCTACAGTCTACGGAGCAATGAAGTGAAGAACGCTCTTCAAAGATTGGTCACCAGAAAAAAAAGGACTGACTATTGa
- the LOC138801841 gene encoding olfactory receptor 10J4-like: MILSGDYTVSFPRCITQLYFYFVAGIAEDMVLLVMAYDRYVAICQPLYYHQRLNKKMCVLLTAAIWFFACTNSALFIHQVLQLSFHHFVTIYHFFCDFKVLFHAGYDSSNKHYIIFILIEVIVFGILPLSYNFKSYVKIISGILLIKNKEGRKKAFSTSSSHLTVMIIYYGSALCDYMIPPSEQTRFLEQALSTFYTAVIPILNPIIYSLRNNEVKKALQRSVSRK; this comes from the coding sequence ATGATACTATCAGGGGATTACACAGTATCCTTCCCACGATGCATCACCCAGCTTTATTTCTATTTTGTAGCTGGCATAGCCGAGGACATGGTGTTATTGGTGATGGCGTATGACCGCTATGTAGCAATCTGCCAGCCACTATATTACCACCAGAGGCTGAATAAGAAAATGTGTGTCCTCCTCACCGCAGCCATTTGGTTCTTTGCTTGTACAAACTCGGCGTTATTTATTCATCAAGTCTTACAATTGTCCTTCCACCATTTTGTGACTATTTATCACTTTTTCTGTGACTTTAAAGTTCTCTTCCACGCCGGCTATGACAGCTCCAATAAACATTATATCATCTTTATCCTTATTGAAGTGATCGTTTTTGGAATTTTACCACTTTCTTACAATTTCAAGTCCTATGTAAAGATCATTAGTGGGATCTTACTGATTAAGAAtaaagaaggaagaaagaaagccttctccaccagCTCCTCCCACCTCACCGTCATGATTATTTACTATGGTTCAGCCTTGTGTGATTATATGATCCCACCATCAGAGCAAACACGGTTTCTTGAACAAGCCTTGTCCACCTTCTACACGGCAGTCATCCCGATATTAAACCCAATCATCTACAGTCTACGTAACAATGAAGTCAAGAAAGCTCTACAAAGATCGGTCAGCAGAAAATAA
- the LOC138801842 gene encoding olfactory receptor 2M4-like codes for MYFYVVAATADSMVLLVMAYDRYVAICQPLYYHERLSKKICSLLIAAIWSCACINGMIVTHQVLQLSFRHSVTVHHFLCDFKVLFHASHGDSNNHFVIFILIEVIVVGIFPLSYILKSYVNIISTILLIKNTEGRKKAFSTSSSHLIVIIMYYFFALAVYTVPPSQHTRILEQVLSTFYTSVVPILNPIIYSLRNHEVIKAVQRLVGKTIKE; via the coding sequence ATGTATTTCTATGTTGTAGCGGCCACAGCAGACAGCATGGTGTTATTGGTGATGGCGTATGACCGGTATGTAGCAATCTGCCAGCCACTATATTACCACGAGAGGCTGAGTAAGAAGATCTGTTCCCTCCTCATCGCAGCCATTTGGTCTTGTGCTTGTATCAATGGAATGATTGTTACTCACCAAGTCTTACAATTGTCCTTCCGACATTCTGTGACTGTTCATCACTTCCTCTGTGATTTTAAAGTTCTGTTCCATGCCAGCCATGGCGACTCCAATAACCATTTTGTCATCTTTATCCTTATTGAGGTAATTGTTGTTGGAATTTTTCCACTTTCTTACATTTTAAAATCCTATGTAAATATCATTAGTACGATCTTACTGATTAAGAAtacggaaggaaggaagaaagccttctccaccagCTCCTCCCACCTCATCGTCATCATTATGTACTATTTTTTTGCTTTGGCTGTCTATACGGTCCCACCATCACAGCACACAAGGATTCTAGAACAAGTCTTGTCCACGTTCTACACATCTGTAGTTCCCATATTAAATCCGATCATCTACAGTCTACGGAACCATGAAGTCATAAAAGCTGTACAAAGATTGGTTGGCAAAACAATAAAAGAGTGA